A DNA window from Pogona vitticeps strain Pit_001003342236 chromosome 2, PviZW2.1, whole genome shotgun sequence contains the following coding sequences:
- the SPATA9 gene encoding spermatogenesis-associated protein 9 codes for MSLRPIGWICGEMVRKFVGQAEIIQRAFLEIIDEIRDEFPNLLRLTNSNQQSNRPVKESGSLMARVFSSAHGAIIMSGLTKISRSSKSVAKLLQPQLAKKLAELNMISHRLLNTLSTPKQPLYRVKNRTVFFYDAISYPARTALTSVMCASYAALICLAVSLNKILGKIKSIVHTEDASRESSTDDVDADGFSRVNETASDFATNPAQQGSSQIAHKTSKSDGSIHTLLLAMDQENEQ; via the exons ATGTCTCTCAGGCCAATTGGCTGGATCTGTGGGGAGATGGTCAGAAAATTTGTTGGGCAAG CTGAGATCATACAGAGGGCCTTCCTGGAAATTATAGATGAGATTAGGGATGAATTTCCAAATTTACTGAGACTGACAAATTCAAACCAG CAAAGCAATCGACCTGTGAAGGAATCTGGATCACTTATGGCCAGGGTATTCTCCTCAGCTCATGGAGCAATCATTATGAGTGGGCTAACTAAAATATCTCGTTCATCAAAATCTGTTGCTAAATTACTGCAGCCACAGCTTGCTAAAAAGTTAGCAGAGTTAAATATGATATCACATCGTCTTTTGAATACACTAAGTACTCCAAAACAACCTCTGTATAGAGTGAAG aaCAGGACTGTGTTCTTTTATGATGCCATTTCTTATCCAGCAAGGACTGCTCTCACCAGTGTAATGTGTGCTTCTTATGCAGCACTAATTTGTCTG GCAGTCTCCCTTAACAAAATTCTGGGAAAGATAAAAAGCATCGTTCATACGGAAGACGCTTCGAGGGAAAGCAGCACTGATGATGTGGATGCAGATGGATTTTCCAGAGTAAATGAAACAGCAAGTGACTTTGCAACTAACCCTGCCCAGCAAGGATCTTCACAGATTGCTCACAAGACATCAAAAAGTGATGGAAGCATCCATACACTACTTTTAGCAATGGATCAAGAAAATGAGCAATAA
- the RFESD gene encoding Rieske domain-containing protein isoform X2, whose amino-acid sequence MNEESSVKTSKEKERSSPVCVGREDDLKKNKKTTASVHDREIVVFYHNGRFYALDCRCYHAGGPLHLGEIEDINGQACIICPWHKYKITLATGEGLYQAVNPREPSLSPKWRSKGVKQRTHTVTVENGNVYVTLSDVVDSIDSDYYAEKFKNMIYSTVIK is encoded by the exons ATGAATGAGGAGAGCTCAGTCAAAACATCTAAAGAGAAGGAACGCAGCAGCCCAGTGTGTGTCGGCAGAGAAGatgatcttaaaaaaaacaaaaaaacaacagctagTGTCCATGACAGAGAAATTGTTGTTTTCTATCACAACGGAAGGTTTTATGCTCTGGACTGCCGCTGTTACC ATGCAGGAGGTCCTTTGCACCTTGGTGAAATAGAG GATATCAATGGACAAGCCTGCATTATTTGTCCCTGGCACAAGTACAAAATAACTCTGGCCACAGGCGAAGGACTGTATCAAGCAGTAAACCCCAGGGAGCCATCGTTATCTCCAAAATGGAGATCAAAGGGGGTAAAACAAAGGACTCATACAGTTACTGTGGAGAATGGAAATGTTTATGTAACACTTTCAGATGTAGTTGACAGTATAGATTCTGATTACTATGCTGAGAAGTTCAAAAATATGATATATTCTACTGTGATAAAGTAA